A window of Pantoea agglomerans contains these coding sequences:
- a CDS encoding tyrosine-type recombinase/integrase, with protein sequence MAISDTKLRGLQGKPYDGPPELTDADGLGIRITPKGIISFQYRYRFNGKQHRLGIGRYPEISLRDARIKVGEFKESLGAGKDPKHHKPRVKFRPTLQDCINYWWKNYVQQSLRESTQEVYNRVVLNEMEGVFEGIPLEDINVSTWVDFFTEKEQENPVKARRLLVNLRGAVDWCIRRQYIDSSSLLRLDPKDFGKKPRVGETVLTYRQLAQIWLENEKTTATASSKRLVKLLILYGARNSEMREALRQEFNFEENIWTLPAAKSKTDKIIRRPIFKHVLPLLEEAKSSGKDILFPGAYDRDVPLSIGSATRYVRLLRDQLSIGDFTAHDFRRTLATRLSEEGVAPHVIEKMLGHDLGGVLAVYNKHDWLAEQKAAYELYAERIFEQIKLISG encoded by the coding sequence ATGGCCATCAGTGACACAAAGCTAAGAGGATTGCAGGGTAAACCCTATGACGGACCGCCTGAGTTAACTGACGCAGATGGCCTAGGAATCCGCATCACGCCAAAGGGTATTATCAGCTTTCAGTACAGATACCGATTCAACGGTAAGCAGCATCGTCTCGGAATTGGGCGCTACCCGGAAATCTCGCTGAGGGATGCGAGAATAAAAGTAGGGGAATTTAAGGAGTCCCTTGGAGCAGGTAAAGACCCTAAGCACCATAAGCCACGGGTAAAATTTCGCCCAACACTCCAGGACTGCATTAACTACTGGTGGAAAAACTATGTTCAGCAATCCCTCCGTGAGAGCACTCAAGAGGTTTACAACCGCGTAGTTCTGAACGAAATGGAAGGCGTGTTTGAGGGTATTCCTCTTGAGGATATAAACGTCAGTACATGGGTAGATTTCTTTACTGAAAAAGAGCAGGAAAACCCTGTTAAGGCCCGAAGGCTCCTGGTTAATCTGCGTGGTGCCGTAGACTGGTGTATACGAAGGCAATACATAGACAGTTCAAGCCTACTTCGCCTTGACCCTAAAGACTTTGGCAAAAAACCAAGGGTAGGGGAAACAGTCCTGACCTATCGCCAGCTGGCCCAGATATGGCTTGAAAATGAAAAAACTACTGCGACCGCGTCCTCTAAGCGCCTGGTTAAGTTACTCATTCTTTATGGCGCTCGAAATAGTGAGATGCGCGAAGCCCTCAGGCAAGAATTCAATTTCGAAGAAAACATTTGGACTCTGCCGGCCGCAAAGAGCAAAACAGATAAAATCATCAGGCGTCCTATTTTCAAGCATGTGCTGCCACTGTTGGAGGAGGCTAAGTCATCAGGGAAAGATATTCTTTTCCCTGGCGCTTACGATCGCGATGTCCCCTTGTCGATTGGCTCCGCAACAAGATATGTCAGGCTATTGCGTGATCAATTGAGCATTGGTGACTTTACGGCCCATGACTTCAGGCGAACTCTGGCGACCAGACTTTCTGAGGAAGGTGTTGCGCCGCACGTCATCGAGAAGATGCTTGGACATGATTTAGGGGGCGTGCTTGCCGTTTATAACAAGCACGACTGGTTAGCAGAACAGAAGGCGGCATATGAACTTTATGCAGAAAGGATTTTTGAGCAAATTAAGCTGATCTCTGGTTAA
- a CDS encoding YmfL family putative regulatory protein — protein sequence MGKPDWQIEKQPAWLVAAIRKTITSMPGGYAEAAEWLGITENALFNRLRLEGDQIFPMGWAMVLQQASGTKYIADAVSRQSNSVNVPMVEIEDVDNADINERLMESVEWIGKHSAYLRKATEDGVIDAAEREQIEENSYQVMAKWQEHLTLLYRVFCPPDKANAPGCSPERSVATKSLGVEK from the coding sequence GTGGGTAAACCTGACTGGCAAATAGAAAAGCAACCAGCCTGGCTTGTTGCTGCGATCCGAAAAACCATCACCAGCATGCCTGGTGGTTATGCGGAAGCAGCTGAGTGGCTGGGCATTACAGAGAACGCGCTCTTTAACCGACTGCGTCTTGAGGGTGACCAGATATTCCCCATGGGTTGGGCGATGGTTCTTCAACAGGCCAGCGGCACTAAATACATAGCTGACGCAGTGTCCCGTCAGTCGAACAGCGTTAACGTCCCAATGGTGGAGATCGAGGATGTTGATAACGCAGACATCAACGAGCGCCTGATGGAGTCAGTTGAGTGGATCGGTAAGCATTCAGCCTATCTGCGTAAAGCCACAGAGGACGGCGTGATTGATGCAGCTGAAAGGGAGCAGATTGAGGAGAACAGCTATCAGGTAATGGCTAAGTGGCAGGAGCATCTAACGTTGCTGTATCGCGTTTTTTGCCCGCCAGATAAGGCGAACGCCCCAGGTTGCAGCCCGGAGCGTTCAGTTGCGACCAAATCACTTGGTGTGGAGAAATAA
- a CDS encoding helix-turn-helix domain-containing protein encodes MENLHQHLSGALKQLRQANGWSLTLAAERTGVSKAMLGQIERGESSPTVATLWKIATGFNVPFSFFIQGNGLQSGDSARFSQPNAQMTVRPLLPYDAQLRFDLLAVELAAGAQSDSSPHEQGCVEQVVVIEGELLLGLHGVWRRLQAGEALQFAADVAHSYRNPLAVPLRFHSLIHYLQRPDLTN; translated from the coding sequence ATGGAAAATCTGCATCAGCATCTCAGCGGGGCGCTGAAACAGCTGCGCCAGGCGAACGGCTGGAGCCTGACGCTGGCCGCAGAGCGCACCGGCGTCAGCAAAGCGATGCTCGGCCAGATCGAGCGCGGTGAGTCCAGTCCGACGGTGGCGACGCTGTGGAAAATCGCTACCGGTTTCAACGTTCCATTCTCTTTTTTTATTCAGGGCAACGGGCTGCAGAGCGGCGACAGCGCGCGCTTTAGCCAGCCCAACGCGCAGATGACCGTGCGGCCGCTGCTGCCTTACGATGCGCAGCTGCGTTTCGACCTGCTGGCGGTCGAGCTGGCGGCGGGCGCGCAGAGCGACTCCTCGCCGCACGAGCAAGGCTGCGTCGAGCAGGTGGTGGTGATTGAGGGAGAGCTGCTGCTGGGGCTGCACGGCGTCTGGCGGCGTTTACAGGCGGGCGAGGCGCTGCAGTTCGCCGCCGATGTGGCCCACAGCTACCGCAATCCGCTTGCCGTGCCGCTGCGCTTTCACAGCCTGATCCACTATCTGCAGCGTCCCGACCTTACAAATTGA
- a CDS encoding DUF1317 family protein gives MQTPNDDIRVGIIIFPYSSILKGWIAPDGELVKNPIKAQRMAEEINRNITIH, from the coding sequence ATGCAGACGCCTAACGACGACATCAGAGTCGGGATCATCATCTTCCCCTACTCCAGCATCTTAAAGGGATGGATCGCCCCGGATGGTGAGCTGGTTAAAAACCCGATTAAAGCTCAGCGCATGGCTGAGGAAATAAACCGCAACATCACCATCCACTGA
- a CDS encoding SrfA family protein — MAKTFLRSGNLDAVLALGENGQPVYASALQIRETLRLRRQTVLANCLAIPQPNARGDRLDWYAPFSGKVKSWLGASDRERRQALEQLTATQQEMQDLSARARDAENPAMRLFGALLSKALQFPDQQYVYLVDGKPVITFWGFVDAQSRTRDDALACLRDTLEASLPPLLPEVTVTAPQPAMAEMPLMVAEPVPVPEPVADAVPVAATPPVASAAAPAVAPVTKRRAFRLWYLTPVALAVAGAAAFWLHQPVQVAAPQLAAPAATAIAPPAALVAAQKLAATLPQTPASVAAPAETAAPSATLASVVTPAVPAAGDALKMSVEDVRTGAINVVDGRWRVVMQNSLPGGASPVLHYEIRGGKGSATVTQGNNLRCSADEVSAAMLGSGQLSVRSRYTAKCSDGSRYRMPQLMCKPGDGAAVCEALFSDDKSFPMTIKRESK; from the coding sequence GTGGCAAAAACTTTTCTGCGCAGCGGCAATCTTGACGCGGTGCTGGCGCTGGGTGAAAACGGCCAGCCGGTTTACGCATCCGCGCTGCAAATTCGCGAAACGCTGCGGCTACGCCGTCAGACCGTGCTGGCCAACTGCCTGGCTATTCCTCAGCCTAATGCGCGTGGTGACCGTCTCGACTGGTACGCGCCCTTCAGCGGCAAGGTTAAATCCTGGCTGGGTGCCAGCGATCGCGAGCGCCGGCAGGCGCTGGAACAGCTGACGGCAACGCAGCAGGAGATGCAGGATCTCAGCGCGCGCGCGCGCGACGCGGAGAATCCGGCGATGCGCCTGTTCGGCGCGCTGCTGAGCAAAGCGCTGCAGTTTCCCGATCAGCAGTATGTCTACCTGGTGGACGGCAAGCCGGTGATCACCTTCTGGGGCTTTGTCGACGCTCAGTCGCGCACGCGCGACGACGCGCTCGCCTGCCTGCGCGATACGCTGGAGGCGTCGCTGCCGCCGCTGCTGCCGGAAGTCACCGTTACTGCACCGCAGCCGGCGATGGCAGAGATGCCACTGATGGTCGCTGAGCCTGTGCCCGTGCCGGAACCCGTCGCCGACGCGGTGCCGGTCGCCGCGACGCCTCCTGTCGCGTCAGCAGCAGCGCCCGCTGTCGCGCCGGTCACAAAGCGCCGCGCCTTCCGCCTCTGGTATCTGACGCCGGTCGCGCTGGCCGTTGCCGGGGCCGCCGCGTTCTGGCTGCATCAGCCGGTGCAGGTCGCTGCGCCGCAGCTGGCCGCACCGGCGGCCACCGCTATCGCGCCGCCTGCCGCACTGGTCGCCGCACAAAAGCTCGCCGCTACCCTGCCGCAAACGCCAGCCAGCGTTGCCGCGCCCGCCGAAACGGCAGCGCCTTCCGCTACCCTTGCCAGCGTAGTGACGCCCGCCGTTCCCGCCGCGGGCGACGCGCTGAAAATGAGCGTGGAGGATGTGCGTACCGGCGCGATCAACGTCGTTGACGGCCGCTGGCGCGTGGTGATGCAAAATTCCCTGCCGGGGGGCGCATCGCCGGTGCTGCACTATGAGATCCGCGGCGGTAAAGGCAGCGCCACGGTCACCCAGGGCAATAACCTGCGCTGCAGCGCCGATGAAGTCTCCGCCGCCATGCTCGGCAGCGGTCAGCTCTCGGTGCGCAGCCGCTATACCGCAAAATGCAGCGACGGCTCGCGCTACCGCATGCCGCAGCTGATGTGTAAGCCGGGAGACGGCGCCGCCGTGTGCGAAGCGCTGTTCAGCGATGACAAATCCTTCCCGATGACGATTAAGCGTGAGAGTAAGTAA
- a CDS encoding helix-turn-helix domain-containing protein, whose amino-acid sequence MSSPLRNLRKSQGRTLSEVAGAIHLDVGNLSRIERGLQVASLDVAERLALFFKGEISELEILYPQRYLTSTETLTATPSVAKPQ is encoded by the coding sequence ATGTCTTCACCGCTACGAAACTTGCGCAAGTCGCAAGGCAGAACACTAAGTGAAGTAGCCGGCGCCATCCATCTGGATGTAGGCAACCTAAGCCGGATTGAACGCGGTCTGCAGGTGGCATCACTGGATGTAGCAGAGCGCCTGGCTTTGTTCTTTAAAGGCGAAATCAGCGAGCTGGAAATTCTTTATCCCCAGCGCTACCTGACCAGCACCGAGACTTTAACAGCTACGCCATCCGTAGCGAAACCACAGTAG
- a CDS encoding benzoate/H(+) symporter BenE family transporter, with protein MQSITARSAFSFPMLVSGFVAVLVGYSSSAAIIFQAAQAAGASPTQIGGWLSILGIAMGLCSLGLSLWTRMPILCAWSTPGAALLATSLQGLSINEAVGVFIFANALIVLSGVTGLFARLMKVIPPALASAMLAGILLRFGLEAFTGLQNDSALCGAMLLSWLLARRWLARYAILATLAVGIAVALARHEIHFPAQIASFALPQGIMPHFSLTALLGVGLPFFLVTMASQNAPGIATLQAHGYQPPVSALMSWTGLVALLLSPFGGFSVCIAAITAAICMGDEVDPDPRRCWMAAALAGLFYLLAGLSGALIAALFVALPSPLIATLAGLALLSTFSGSLTRALAQPDTRDTAAITFLITASGLSLSGIGAAFWGLVGGVVAHAVLTRRAP; from the coding sequence ATGCAAAGCATTACGGCGCGATCCGCCTTTTCTTTTCCCATGCTGGTGTCGGGTTTCGTTGCCGTGCTGGTCGGCTACAGCAGCTCCGCGGCCATTATTTTTCAGGCCGCGCAGGCTGCCGGCGCTTCGCCGACGCAGATCGGCGGCTGGCTGTCGATACTGGGTATCGCGATGGGCCTCTGTTCGCTGGGTCTGTCGCTCTGGACGCGCATGCCGATCCTCTGCGCCTGGTCCACCCCCGGGGCGGCGCTGCTGGCGACCAGCCTGCAGGGCCTTTCCATCAATGAGGCGGTCGGCGTGTTTATCTTCGCCAACGCGCTGATTGTGCTGAGCGGCGTGACCGGCCTGTTTGCGCGCCTGATGAAGGTGATCCCGCCCGCGCTGGCCTCCGCCATGCTCGCCGGGATCCTGCTGCGCTTCGGGCTGGAAGCCTTTACCGGCCTGCAGAACGATAGTGCGCTGTGCGGCGCGATGCTGCTGAGCTGGCTGCTGGCGCGGCGCTGGCTGGCGCGCTACGCCATTCTGGCGACGCTGGCGGTGGGCATCGCGGTGGCGCTTGCCCGGCACGAAATTCATTTTCCGGCGCAGATAGCGAGCTTCGCGCTGCCGCAGGGCATCATGCCGCATTTTAGCCTGACCGCGCTGCTCGGCGTCGGCCTGCCCTTTTTTCTCGTTACCATGGCGTCGCAAAATGCGCCGGGCATCGCCACGCTGCAGGCGCACGGCTATCAGCCACCGGTCTCGGCGCTGATGAGCTGGACCGGGCTGGTCGCCCTGCTGCTGTCGCCGTTCGGCGGGTTTTCCGTCTGTATCGCCGCCATCACCGCCGCTATCTGCATGGGCGATGAGGTTGACCCTGACCCGCGCCGCTGCTGGATGGCCGCCGCGCTGGCCGGCCTGTTTTATCTGCTGGCCGGGCTCTCGGGCGCGCTTATCGCCGCCCTGTTTGTGGCGCTGCCGTCGCCGCTTATCGCCACCCTCGCCGGGCTGGCGCTGCTGTCGACCTTTAGCGGCAGCCTGACGCGCGCGCTGGCGCAGCCCGATACCCGCGACACCGCCGCCATTACCTTTCTGATTACCGCCTCCGGCCTCTCGCTGTCTGGCATTGGCGCGGCGTTCTGGGGGCTGGTCGGCGGCGTTGTGGCGCACGCCGTGCTGACGCGCCGCGCACCATAA
- a CDS encoding isochorismatase family protein — protein sequence MALTTLDPQTALIIIDLQHGIVRLPVVHEPQPVIDRCAQLADGFRARQLPVVLVNVAGGAPGRNEQGSHSGELPADWATLVPEMTPQPGDITVTKKTWGAFHNTALHEELQKRGVTQVVVCGIATSIGVESTARQAYELGYNVTLATDAMTDLNLDTHNNSVKLIFPRLGETGSAAEVLALVDAR from the coding sequence ATGGCATTGACTACCCTTGATCCCCAAACCGCTCTCATCATTATCGACCTGCAGCACGGCATTGTGCGCCTGCCGGTGGTGCATGAGCCGCAGCCGGTAATCGACCGCTGCGCGCAGCTCGCCGACGGCTTTCGCGCCCGCCAGCTGCCGGTGGTGCTGGTGAATGTGGCCGGCGGCGCGCCGGGCCGAAACGAGCAGGGCAGCCACAGCGGCGAGCTGCCGGCCGACTGGGCGACGCTGGTACCGGAAATGACGCCGCAGCCGGGCGATATTACCGTGACCAAGAAGACCTGGGGCGCGTTTCACAATACGGCGCTGCACGAGGAGCTGCAAAAGCGCGGCGTCACCCAGGTAGTGGTGTGCGGCATCGCCACCAGCATCGGCGTCGAATCCACCGCGCGTCAGGCCTATGAGTTAGGTTACAACGTCACTTTAGCCACCGACGCCATGACCGATCTTAATCTCGACACCCACAACAACAGCGTTAAGCTGATCTTCCCGCGCCTCGGCGAAACCGGCTCGGCTGCTGAGGTGCTGGCGCTGGTCGACGCGCGCTGA
- a CDS encoding XRE family transcriptional regulator, which yields MNIGNRIRELRLARGLTMNDLADAVGVDQANISRLETGKQKSFTEQSLNKIANALNVSLGELFIPSDPKNTVYNNSKDMVKVIQGGDVYRVDLLDVNVSAGPGAFVGSDIIDVIRSIEYNTEHAKNFFGGKPATTVKMVNVRGDSMSGTIEPGDLVFVDVSVNQFDGDGIYVFDFDGKIHIKRLQMVPDKIVVISDNTRYRDWFIDESNEHRFYIFGKVMISQSQSFKRHG from the coding sequence ATGAACATAGGAAATCGAATCAGAGAACTGCGGCTTGCGCGCGGGCTGACAATGAACGATCTGGCTGATGCTGTAGGCGTCGACCAGGCGAACATTTCACGCCTTGAGACAGGAAAGCAAAAATCCTTTACCGAGCAATCGCTTAATAAAATAGCGAATGCGCTAAATGTGAGCCTCGGTGAATTATTTATTCCCTCCGATCCAAAAAATACTGTATATAATAACAGTAAGGATATGGTTAAGGTTATACAAGGGGGGGATGTGTATCGTGTGGATTTGCTTGATGTAAATGTAAGTGCTGGCCCAGGAGCCTTTGTTGGTAGTGACATTATCGATGTCATTCGCTCTATTGAGTACAACACTGAGCACGCCAAGAACTTCTTCGGCGGTAAGCCTGCGACAACGGTCAAGATGGTTAATGTCCGCGGTGACAGTATGTCGGGCACTATCGAGCCAGGAGACCTTGTTTTTGTAGATGTTTCAGTAAATCAATTTGATGGTGATGGTATTTATGTGTTTGATTTCGATGGAAAAATACACATAAAGCGCTTGCAGATGGTTCCCGATAAAATCGTCGTCATTTCTGACAATACCCGATATCGCGACTGGTTCATTGATGAATCGAATGAACACCGCTTTTATATTTTCGGCAAGGTCATGATCAGCCAGTCGCAATCCTTCAAACGACACGGCTAA
- a CDS encoding MarR family winged helix-turn-helix transcriptional regulator, giving the protein MSELNESATLLRMLVGRLGRRLRESAPPGDLTWSQVSVLGYLVRDGAMTVTELAAAEGVRTQSMGATVASLLAAEMVQGEADPLDGRKTRYTATPAARALLTANRAMRDDWLVRAIDTELSAEEQQLLLRAIPLLQRLADHAS; this is encoded by the coding sequence ATGAGCGAACTGAACGAATCAGCCACCCTGCTGCGTATGCTGGTTGGCCGACTGGGTCGGCGGCTGCGCGAATCTGCGCCGCCCGGCGATCTCACCTGGTCGCAGGTTTCCGTGCTGGGTTATCTGGTGCGCGACGGGGCGATGACCGTGACCGAACTGGCGGCGGCAGAGGGCGTACGCACCCAGTCGATGGGGGCTACCGTTGCCAGCCTGCTGGCGGCGGAGATGGTGCAGGGAGAGGCCGATCCCCTCGACGGCCGTAAAACCCGCTATACCGCCACGCCTGCCGCCCGTGCGCTGCTTACCGCCAACCGGGCGATGCGCGACGACTGGCTGGTGCGCGCCATTGATACCGAGCTCAGCGCCGAGGAGCAGCAGCTGTTGCTGCGTGCCATCCCCTTACTGCAACGACTCGCCGACCACGCATCCTGA
- a CDS encoding AbrB family transcriptional regulator, with the protein MTMAQAGLGRWAGLILSSAALVALLEWLHIPAALLLGPMFAGIGFAASGRTLKIARPLFNGAQATVGAMIAAAIPATIFHEIADDWPLFVLCVGSVIIASLALGGLLARFRVLPGSTAIWGSSPGAATAMTLMAESFGADVRLVAFMQYLRVMMVALVATLVTRLWTHEGGAPAASPALHLFAPFAPTAFLFTLLTIAAGLLAARLLRIPAGPMLMTLIVASLLQDFGGLAITLPKWLLALAYAFVGWGIGLRFSADILRYAAHAFPRVLLSVLTLIAICGLFAFLLVEFAGIDPLTAYLATSPGGADSVAIIAASSNVDMPFVMAMQTGRFIVVMFTGPILSRWIARWMARRAP; encoded by the coding sequence ATGACGATGGCGCAGGCGGGCCTGGGGCGCTGGGCCGGGCTGATCCTCAGCTCGGCGGCGCTGGTGGCGCTGCTGGAATGGCTGCATATTCCGGCCGCGCTGCTGCTTGGCCCGATGTTTGCGGGCATCGGCTTCGCCGCCTCCGGCCGCACGCTAAAAATCGCGCGGCCGCTGTTTAACGGCGCGCAGGCGACGGTGGGCGCCATGATCGCCGCAGCGATCCCCGCCACGATTTTTCATGAAATCGCCGACGACTGGCCGCTGTTTGTGCTCTGCGTCGGTTCGGTGATTATTGCCAGCCTGGCGCTGGGCGGCCTGCTGGCGCGCTTCCGCGTGCTGCCGGGCTCGACCGCCATCTGGGGATCGTCGCCCGGTGCGGCGACGGCCATGACCCTGATGGCGGAGAGTTTCGGCGCCGACGTGCGCCTCGTCGCCTTTATGCAGTATCTGCGCGTGATGATGGTGGCGCTGGTCGCGACCCTGGTGACGCGGCTCTGGACCCACGAGGGTGGCGCGCCTGCCGCCTCGCCCGCGCTCCACCTCTTCGCGCCTTTCGCGCCGACCGCCTTTCTGTTTACGCTGCTGACCATCGCCGCCGGGCTGCTGGCGGCGCGTCTGTTACGCATTCCCGCCGGCCCGATGCTGATGACGCTGATTGTCGCCTCGCTGCTCCAGGATTTTGGCGGCCTCGCGATCACCCTGCCTAAATGGCTGCTGGCGCTGGCCTACGCCTTTGTCGGCTGGGGCATCGGCCTGCGCTTCAGCGCCGATATTTTGCGCTATGCGGCGCACGCCTTTCCGCGCGTGCTGCTGTCGGTGCTGACGCTGATCGCTATCTGCGGTCTGTTCGCTTTTCTGCTGGTGGAGTTTGCCGGTATCGATCCGCTGACCGCCTATCTGGCGACCAGTCCGGGCGGGGCGGACTCGGTGGCAATTATCGCGGCGTCGAGCAACGTCGATATGCCGTTTGTGATGGCGATGCAGACCGGGCGCTTTATCGTGGTGATGTTCACCGGTCCGATTTTATCGCGCTGGATTGCCCGCTGGATGGCGCGGCGCGCGCCATAA
- a CDS encoding helix-turn-helix transcriptional regulator — MANTDLISEKEVMDKLKVSSRMTIWTYTNRMGFPKPVRSRPKLYLLAEVDSWILNGGVNQRSA, encoded by the coding sequence ATGGCCAATACAGATTTGATTTCAGAGAAAGAAGTTATGGATAAGCTAAAGGTTTCATCCAGAATGACCATCTGGACTTACACCAATAGGATGGGGTTCCCTAAACCAGTAAGAAGCCGTCCAAAGCTTTACTTACTGGCCGAGGTTGATAGCTGGATACTTAACGGCGGCGTTAACCAGAGATCAGCTTAA